A genomic region of Chitinispirillales bacterium contains the following coding sequences:
- a CDS encoding phosphoribosylaminoimidazolecarboxamide formyltransferase, with product MELRYGCNPHQKPAQIYMTNEKNLPFEILSGAPGYINFCDALNSWQLVKELKCALKKPAAASFKHVSPAGVAVYNELNDEQKKAAFVDDSKLSPLAVAYARARSADRMSSFGDWAALSDICDEQTALLLKREVSDGVIAPGYSQRALEILREKRNGNYAVVKIDENYLPYEIETKQIFGITLSQKRNDIKIDDSFFDNIVTKNKNFTQEAKRDLIIALITLKYTQSNSVAFAYDGQIIGVGAGQQSRVHCTRLAGNKADRWFLRHHPKVLNLSFKNGISRADKNNAIDCFLEEDLSEKEIAALNDRFDKKAEILTKEEKITWLSRQKGVTLASDAFFPFRDNIDRAVRSGVEFISQPGGSVRDNDVVEACDEYGITMAFSGIRLFHH from the coding sequence ATGGAACTTCGATACGGATGCAATCCGCATCAAAAACCTGCGCAAATATACATGACAAACGAAAAAAATCTTCCGTTTGAAATATTGTCGGGCGCTCCGGGATATATAAATTTTTGCGACGCGCTGAATTCTTGGCAACTTGTTAAAGAACTGAAATGTGCGCTGAAGAAACCGGCGGCCGCAAGTTTTAAGCATGTAAGTCCTGCTGGCGTCGCCGTGTATAACGAATTGAACGACGAACAAAAAAAGGCGGCGTTTGTCGATGATTCTAAACTTTCGCCGTTGGCTGTCGCTTATGCCAGAGCGAGGTCTGCCGACAGAATGTCAAGTTTCGGAGATTGGGCGGCTCTTTCGGATATTTGCGACGAACAAACCGCGCTGTTACTCAAAAGGGAGGTTTCAGACGGCGTTATCGCACCGGGATATTCTCAGAGAGCGCTGGAAATTCTTCGTGAAAAGCGAAACGGAAACTACGCCGTTGTCAAAATTGATGAAAATTACCTTCCATACGAAATTGAGACGAAACAGATTTTTGGAATCACTCTCTCTCAAAAAAGAAACGATATAAAAATAGACGACTCGTTTTTCGATAATATAGTTACAAAAAATAAGAATTTTACACAAGAAGCGAAACGTGATTTGATAATCGCATTGATTACGCTCAAATATACGCAGTCAAACTCTGTCGCTTTCGCTTATGACGGGCAAATAATAGGAGTAGGAGCCGGACAGCAAAGCAGAGTGCATTGTACTCGTCTTGCCGGAAACAAAGCGGATAGATGGTTTTTGAGACATCACCCTAAAGTACTTAATTTATCGTTCAAAAACGGTATTTCAAGAGCCGACAAAAATAACGCGATAGATTGTTTTTTGGAAGAAGATTTAAGTGAAAAAGAAATCGCGGCGCTTAACGACCGTTTTGACAAAAAAGCGGAAATACTCACAAAAGAAGAAAAAATAACGTGGCTGTCGCGTCAAAAAGGAGTAACTCTCGCTTCAGACGCATTTTTTCCGTTTCGCGATAATATCGACAGAGCGGTTAGAAGCGGCGTAGAATTTATTTCACAGCCGGGCGGGTCTGTCCGCGACAACGACGTTGTGGAAGCTTGTGACGAATATGGAATTACTATGGCGTTTTCAGGAATAAGATTGTTTCATCACTGA
- a CDS encoding integration host factor subunit beta, producing MSVGREDLARMVSEKTGLNLLDAKLVIASFLDMMKAELIKGKRIELRGFGRFFVKERKSRAAKNPKTGQKINIDRRFNPAFKISDKIVKKLNEKQGK from the coding sequence ATGAGCGTCGGAAGAGAGGACTTGGCAAGAATGGTCTCAGAAAAAACCGGACTTAATTTACTTGATGCGAAATTGGTAATCGCTTCGTTTCTTGACATGATGAAAGCCGAACTTATAAAAGGAAAAAGAATTGAGTTGAGAGGGTTTGGACGTTTTTTTGTTAAAGAAAGAAAATCAAGAGCCGCAAAAAATCCGAAAACCGGACAAAAGATAAATATTGACCGAAGATTTAATCCGGCGTTTAAAATTTCCGATAAAATTGTAAAAAAATTGAACGAAAAACAGGGGAAATAA
- a CDS encoding tetratricopeptide repeat protein: MLDSFISLIPALRNALLHDREKRIIAVIILLSVSINLFFISTKIAYIVLDIDEPQIEFFQKITSKPRIIKYDGIEKQALYLLLTNSFNDNNIKYAESIVDKIIASDSSDSFALYFSAKIKILRQEYQDAYSILQELKGIEYMPDSVKTLLISVVSDEEFLLMAKDTTLSPMQMAKIGERFIAAKDEKSARIFFEKALKTDSSSAEALYQAARWSMNKKDYKNAEKLLLKLLSIDSLSSRAHGRYAMLLHETDRYRQALAHYKIAIVRDSFDFNLAYNLGDLYFTNLNDNENAKKYFKKAVELEPSRWQSYFKLGIISLESNHLDSAIYYLLSAENYSSDNPRLLYLLATAYEKKNDYTNALKVYDKLCEIDPLNDIALYKRRLLKSK, encoded by the coding sequence TTGCTTGATTCGTTTATATCCTTAATTCCGGCGCTTAGAAACGCGCTTTTGCACGACCGCGAAAAACGTATTATCGCCGTAATTATTTTGCTGTCGGTTTCGATAAACTTATTCTTCATTTCTACGAAAATCGCGTATATTGTTTTGGATATCGACGAACCGCAAATCGAATTCTTTCAAAAAATAACGTCGAAACCGAGAATTATAAAATATGACGGAATAGAAAAACAAGCGCTTTACCTTCTGTTAACTAATTCTTTTAACGACAATAACATAAAATACGCCGAAAGCATCGTCGATAAAATAATAGCAAGCGATTCTTCCGATAGTTTTGCGCTTTATTTTTCCGCAAAAATTAAAATATTGCGACAGGAATACCAAGACGCTTATTCGATATTGCAGGAACTGAAAGGAATCGAATATATGCCGGATTCCGTTAAAACGCTTCTTATTTCGGTCGTTTCCGACGAAGAATTTCTGTTGATGGCTAAAGACACGACTCTTTCGCCTATGCAGATGGCGAAAATAGGGGAGAGGTTTATTGCGGCTAAAGACGAAAAATCGGCGCGGATATTTTTTGAAAAAGCGCTCAAAACCGATTCCAGTTCGGCTGAAGCGTTATATCAGGCGGCAAGGTGGAGTATGAATAAAAAGGATTACAAAAACGCCGAAAAATTATTATTGAAGTTACTTTCGATAGATTCGCTGTCTTCAAGAGCGCACGGAAGATACGCTATGCTTTTACACGAAACCGACAGATACAGGCAGGCGCTTGCTCACTACAAAATAGCGATTGTACGCGATTCTTTTGATTTTAATTTGGCGTATAATTTGGGAGATTTGTATTTCACTAATTTAAACGATAACGAAAATGCAAAAAAATATTTCAAAAAAGCGGTAGAATTGGAGCCGAGCAGATGGCAAAGTTATTTCAAATTAGGAATAATTTCTTTGGAAAGCAATCATTTGGATTCGGCGATATATTATCTTTTAAGCGCAGAAAACTATTCTTCGGACAATCCGCGTCTGCTTTATTTGCTTGCGACGGCGTACGAAAAGAAAAATGATTACACAAACGCGTTGAAAGTATATGATAAATTGTGCGAAATAGACCCGTTGAACGATATTGCGTTGTATAAACGGCGTTTATTAAAATCAAAATAA